CCTCGCCCCGGGCAAGAAACGACCAGGTGACGGCTTCGACCATGCCGCGTGCGGCAAGGCTTCGGCGGAGAAATTGCACACGCCGCCGGGCCGGTGCGCTGGCGTCGGTGCGCGGAAGGGCCGGGTCGGGCGCAAGGGGGATCGACGGGATCGCATCATAGCCATGGACGCGCAACACCTCTTCGACGAGGTCCGCTTCGCAATGCACGTCGTTTCGCCAACTGGGAACGTGGATTTGAAACCCATCGCCCTTTTTCTGACTTTCAAAGCCAAGGCATTTGAGAATGTTCAAGGCCTGTGGTTCCGGCACATCGACGCCGCCAAGGGACGCCACGCGGAAAGGGCGAAAGGGAACGCTTACATCGCGGGGGACTTCTGCCCCGGCGGTGACGCATTCGCTGGCCTGGCCGCCGCAAATTTCGAGGATCAGTCGCGTCGCCATTTCCAGGCATGGCGCAACCATGGCGGAATCGACGCCGCGTTCGAAGCGGTGACGGGAATCGGTATCGACGTTAAGCCGGCGGCCCGTCATGGCGGTGCGCAGTGGATCGAAGATGGCCGATTCGAGAAACACGTTCGTCGTTTCGTCGGTGCAGCCGGACGCGATGCCGCCGACGATGCCGGCCAGGCTCAAGACGTCTTTTTCATCGGCGACGACGCAGATTTCAGGGTCAAGATTGTAATCGCCACCGTCAAGGGCGCGCAGGCTTTCCCCTGTGCGCGCGAGGCGGATGGTGAGGTTGCCCTGCACGGCATCGGCATCGAACACATGCATGGGGCGGCCAAGCCCGACGGTCATCAAATTCGTCACATCAACCAAGGCCGAGACGGGCCGCAGGCCAATGGCAATCAGGCGGCGGGCCAGCCAGTCCGGGCTGGGGCCGTTTTTGACGCCTTTGATATAGCGCCCGGTGAAATGCGGGCAGGCGTTCTGGGCGTCCTTTGAAAAAGCAAAAGCCACATCGATGGGGCTTTTGAATTGGCCGGAAATGGGGGCTTCCTGCCAGGGCTTCAGACGGCCAATCCCGGCGGCGGCCAGATCGCGCGCGATGCCGCGTACGCCCAGGCAATCGCCCCGGTTCGGTGTCAGGCCCAGATGGATCACCGGATCGTCGAGGCCAAGGGCTGCGGCGGCAGGGCCACCGATTTTGGCGTCCTTTGGCAATTCAATGATGCCGCCATGATCTTCGCCAAGGTTGAGCTCCGCCGTTGAACACAGCATGCCTTCGCTGGTGACACCACGGATTTTGCCTTTGCGAAGACGCTCGCCGCTGGCTGGAAGGATTGCACCCGGCAGGGCCAGCACGCCCTTCATGCCTGCGTGTGCGTTCGGCGCGCCGCAAACGATGGTGTGTTCCTTGTCGCCGGTCGTGACCTGGCAAATTTGCAAACGGTCGGCATCGGGATGTTTCGTCGCGCTTAGAATTTCAGCGACGAGAAAGTCGCCAAGGGCGCGCGCCGGGTCGATGACGTCTTCCGTTTCAAGGCCAAGCGCCGTCAGCTTGTCGGTGATGGTGACAAGATCGGCGTCCGTTTCGAGATATTCCTTGAGCCAGCCCAGGGTGAATTTCATCGGCCGCCGCCTCCTTCACCCATGTTTGGTACGTCCATGGGCAGGAAGCCGTAATGGTGAAGCCAGCGGAGGTCGGCATCGAAAAAGGTCCGCAAATCGGGAATGCCATATTTCAGCATGGCGACCCGTTCAACGCCGAGGCCGAACGCAAAGCCCTGATATTCGTTCGAATCGATGCCGCAATTTTCCAGAACCTTCGGATGGACCATGCCGCAGCCAAGAATTTCAAGCCAGTCGGCACCGGCACCGACGCGGATGTCGTCCTTGCGGCGTTCGCACCCGATATCAACTTCTGCCGACGGCTCGGTGAAAGGAAAGAAGCTTGGCCGAAAGCGTAACGGCAGGTTGTCGAGCTCGAAGAAAATGCGGCAGAATTCGATGAGGCAGCCTTTCAAATGGCCCATATGCGTCTTGCGGTCGATGACCAGGCCTTCGATCTGGTGAAACATCGGCGTGTGGGTGATGTCGGAATCGCGCCGGTAGGTGCGCCCGGGCGCGATGATCCGGATCGGCGGCGTCGTTGTCTGCATCGTGCGGATCTGGACCGGGGAGGTATGCGTGCGCAGCAGTTTGCGCTCACCGTCCGTGCCGGGCGGAAAATAGAAGGTGTCGTGCATTTGCCGCGCCGGATGTTCGGGAGGAATGTTGAGGGCGGCAAAATTATGAAAGTCATCTTCGACATCCGGTCCCTCGGCCACGTCAAACCCCATGGCGCCGAAAATCTGAAGCAGTTCGTCCATGGTTTGGCTGATGGGATGGATGCGGCCATTGGCCTCTGGCCGGGCGGGCAGCGTCATGTCGAGTCGCTCTTCAAGCAGGCGGGTGTTTAAGGCCAGATTCTTGAAAAAGCGGGTGCGTTCGGCAATCGCCTGGGCAATTTCTTCTTTAAGGGCGTTGAGTGCGGCGCCTTGCGCGCGGCGTTCGTCTGGGTCAAGGCTGCCCAACGCTTTCATGCCGGCGGTGATTTTGCCTTTCTTGCCAAGGGCGGCGACACGCAGGCGTTCCAGGCTGTCGAGGTCTTTTACGTCCTCGATGCCGTCCAGCAATTCCATGCGCAGGGATTTAAAATCCGTCATCCGTTTGCCTTGGTCTTTTGCCTTGGTCTAAGGAAAAAGAAAGGGGCTTACGGTTGCAAGCCCCTTTCTTGAAATTTCATTGTCGGCCCGGGACCGGGGTTATGGGGTGGTGCCGAGGGCCTTTTGCGCACGTCCAACCACTTCCTTGAAGGCGGATGGATCGTGGATGGCAAGATCGGACAGCACCTTGCGGTCCATTTCGATGCCCGCTTTTTTGAGTCCGTTTATAAACTGCGAATAGCTAAGCCCGTGTTCGCGCGCACCCGCATTGATCCGCTGGATCCAGAGGGCGCGGAAACTACGTTTCCTGTTCCGCCGGTCGCGATAGGCATATTGCAGGCCCTTTTCGACCCGCTCAATTGCTACCCGGAAACTCGACTTCCCCCGGCCGCGATAGCCGGCGGCGCGAGCAAGAACTTTTTTGTGACGGGCGTGGGTGGTAACGCCTCTTTTTACGCGTGCCATTGTCTATCCTTATCTGCTGTAGGGCATGAAAGTTTTGACAATGGCGGCATCCGAGCTCGACAAATAGGTCGTGCGTCGTGCCTGGCGTTTCATTTTTGTGGAGCGTTTGCGCATTCCGTGCCGCTTGCCCGACGGGTTCATAATAACCTTGCCTTTGGCGGTCATCCGGAAGCGGCGCTTGATGCTGCTTTTCGTCTTCAGCTTGGGCATTTCCCTATCCTTCAATCCAGGTGTCCAGAGCGGCCAGGCATGCCCTTACGCCTCTACCGCTCGAAAGCAGCGAGGGTTATAGCGAACGTACCCTGAAATGGCAAGCGGTCGGGGATAAAAAAAGGCGGCCAGGCGCGGGGCGAGGCCTTATTTCGGGGTTAGCACCATGGTCATCAGGCGGCCTTCCATCCGTGGAAACTGCTCGATCTTGCCGAGGGCTTCGACGTCATCGCGGACACGCATGAGAACCTTCATGCCCAAATCCTGATGGGCCATTTCCCGGCCCCGGAAACGCAGCGTTACCTTGACCTTGTTTCCCTCGCCAAGGAAGGTCGTCGCCCGGCGCAGCTTCACGTCGTAATCGTGAGTCTCGATGCCGGGGCGCAGCTTGATCTCCTTTACCTCGATGACCTTCTGCTTTTTCTTCGCTTCGGCGCGTTTTTTGCTCTCTTGATATTTGAGCTTGCCGTAATCGAGGATTTTGCAGACGGGCGGATCGGCGTTCGGGGAAATCTCGACAAGGTCGAGGCCGGCATTTTCCGCAGCGCTGAGGCCGTCTTCCAAAGAGACAACGCCAACCTGTTCTGCGTCCGCTCCGATCAAGCGTATCGTCGGCGTATTGATTTGTTCGTTGATCCGCGGGCCCCTTCGGGACGGCGGCGTTTGCGAATAGAGCCTAGCTATGAAGGGTCTCCAACTATTGTTTCGGTATAGGTTTCAATAAGTTAACGACAAATTTGCGCCGTACACAGCCTTGCCTTACAGGCCTGGGGCGGCTGCTTCGGTGCCAAGTCTAGCGACTGCTTCCTCAAGGGCAAGGCTTTCTTGCGCCTTGCTGCCCAGACGGCGCACGGAAACCGTGCGGTTTTCGGCCTCGCGCCCGCCGACTGCGAGCAGGAAAGGCACCTTCGCGAGGCTGTGTTCGCGCACTTTGTAGTTGATTTTTTCGTTGCGAATGTCCAATTCGGCGCGCAGGCCTGCCTTTTTCAACGCGCCTAAGACTTCGCGGGCGTATCCGTCGCTTGCATTGGTAATGGTTGCGACAACTGCCTGGGTGGGTGCCAGCCAAACGGGCAGGCGGCCGGCGTAATGTTCGATCAGCACGCCGATGAAACGTTCGATGGAGCCAAGAATGGCCCGGTGCAGCATGACCGGACGGTGTTTGCCGCCGTCTTCGCCGATATAGCTGGCGTCCAGACGTTCCGGCAGCACGAAATCGACCTGTAAGGTGCCGCATTGCCACTCGCGGCCGATGGCATCGCGCAGTACGAATTCAAGCTTCGGCCCATAGAAGGCGCCTTCGCCTGGGTTTAAGCTCACATCGAGGCCGGTTGCCTCGGTCGCCGTGCGCAAGGCGCATTCCGCTTCGTCCCATGTTTCATCTTTGCCGGCGCGAGTTTCAGGCCGATCGGCAAATTTGACGATGACGTCATCAAAGCCAAAATCCTTATAGACACTTAAAAGAAGGGTGCAGAAGGCTTTGGTTTCGTCGGTGATCTGGTCCGGTGTGCAAAAGATATGCGCGTCGTCCTGGGTAAAGGCGCGTACGCGCATCAGCCCGTGCAGCGCGCCGGAAGGCTCGTTTCGATGGCAACAGCCGAACTCCGCCATGCGCAGGGGCAAATCGCGATAGCTTTTCAGGCCTTGGCGGAAAATCTGGACATGGCCGGGGCAATTCATTGGTTTTAGCGCCAGGGTGCGATCTTCTGATTGCGCCGTGAACATATGCTCGCGGAATTTTTCCCAATGGCCGGATTGTTCCCAAAGGATGCGATCGACCAGTTCCGGCGTTCGCACTTCGACATAGCCGGCCTGTTCCAGGCGGCGGCGAATATAGGCTTCGATTTCCCGGTAAAGAGTCCAGCCGGCGGGGTGCCAGAAGATCGACCCCACCGCTTCTTCCTGAATGTGGAAGAGGTCCATTTCTCGGCCAAGGCGGCGATGGTCGCGCTTTGCCGCCTCTTCCAGCCGGAAGAGATGCGCTTTTAATTCCTTTTCATTGGCCCAGGCAGTGCCGTAGATGCGCTGAAGCATCGCGTTTTTGGAATCGCCTCGCCAATAGGCACCGGCAAGCTTCGTCAGCTTGAAGCCCTTGCCCAGTTTCCCGGTCGTGGGCAGATGCGGGCCCCGGCAAAGGTCGATGAAATCGCCCTGGCGGTAAAGCGTGATGTCATCACCCGGTGGAATGGCCTCGATGATTTCGGCTTTGTAGTGCTCGCCCATGTCTTTAAAGAAGGCAATGGCCTTGTCGCGATTCCAGACTTCGCGCGTGATCGTATCGTTGCGCGCGACGATGGCGTGCATCTGCTTTTCGATCTTTTCCAGATCTTCCGGCGTAAAGGGGGTTTTGCGCGCAAAATCGTAATAGAAGCCGTTTTCGATTGCCGGGCCGATCGTGACTTGCGTTTCCGGATACAGCTCTTTCACCGCTTCGGCCAGGACATGGGCGGCGTCGTGGCGAAGAATTGCGCGGCCCTCTTCCGTCTCGCGCGTGACGATGGCGATCGCACAATCCGTCTCGATTGTGCGCGCGAGGTCCCACATCTCGCCGTTGACGCGAATGGCGACGGCAGCCTTCGCCAGGCCCTTGCCGATGGTTGCGGCAATCTCAAGACCGGTTACAGCGCCATCGTGAGTCTGAATGGAATTATCGGGAAGGGTGATTGCAACCATGGATCTGCCGGGTTGGAGAACGGTATGTGAAAATCATTTTTCCGTAAGTCCGCGAAAATGTAGAAGTTTTCGAAACGGTGTCAAGGCAGGGCTGAGCCCTCCCCAAGGTGAAGGGCGTCAAGCACCGCGTCCGGGGTGAGGGTGGCGAGGGCCGGTTCACGCAAGATCGTGACCCGGCGTCCACGCGGCGCGCAAAGGGCCGGGTTGGACGCCTGGGAAAAGAGAACGACGCTCAGTGTGCCGGTGATCGCGATCAAATGCATGGGCCCGGTGTCGTTGCCGATGGCCGCGACGGCGTGGCGCGCAAGGGCCGCGATTTCAAACAGGTTGGTCGCGCCCATCAGATTGACCGCCTCGGGCGCGGCATTTTGGATGGTGGACAGGGTTTCCGCCTCGGCCCGGGTGCCAAGCAGAACGGGCGTAATGCCCCGGCCCACCAGCTGCTGCGCCAGTTCGCCATAATGGCTGGCTGGCCAGCGTTTCTCGGGGCGGTGGGGGGCACCGCCCGGCACCAGCAGGGCATAAGGGGAAGGCGGTTGCAGCTGCGACACATCTGCCGTCATCCAGTCGATGTTGGCGGCGGGCACGTCCGGGATGCCGGCCATGTGCAATTGTTCTGCCTGGCGCTCGATGCTGTGCTGAAAATTGCGCCGGGGATTTGCATGGGGGTGCGACGCGCGCGACGCGATGCCGGACCATTGCGGATAGGGGCCGGGGAAGAAGAGGCGGAAATAAAAGCCGCTGCGGTCCGAGGTCTGCAGGTCGTAGACCCGCGCGAAGCCTTCGCTTCGCAGGCGGTTGCGTAAGTGCGTCCAGGCGCGGATCTGTAAAAATTTTGGCCGGTCGTCCAGCCAGATTTGGTCGAAATAGCCGCAGCGTTCGGCCATTTCGGCGTAGGGGGCGGTTGTCAGCAGGGTGATGGCGGCGTTGGGATGGTGGCGGCGGATGGCGGCGAAGGGCCCCAGCGCTTGCAGGAAATCGCCAAGGGCACCAAGCTTGATGACCAGCACCGGCACCTCGCCCGCTTCGTCCCCCTCCCCGCTGGGCGTCATGGCGCGGCGTCTTCTGCCAGCACTTCGCGATAGACGTCCAGGGTCGCCTTGCACATGGCCGCATTTGTAAAATTCTGTGCGACATGGGCGCGTGCGTTTGCCGCCAGGCGGCTGCGGTCTTCGGGTGTAAGACCCAGCGCCCAGTCAAGTGCCAGCGCCAGCGCGTCGGCGTCCCCCGGCGGCGTCAGCCGGCCGGTCACGTTTGCCAGCACTGTTTCGCGCGCGCCGCCATGGTCGCTTGCCAGCACCGGTCTTCCCATCGCCTGGGCCTCGGCAGCGATGCGGCCGAAGGCTTCGGGGTCCGTCGAGGCGGAGACGACGACATCGGCCAGCATGTACGCGGCGGGCATGTCTTTGCAGTGTTCGATGATCTTGACGATGCCGGAAAGGCCAAGGGTGCCGATTTTTTTCTCAAGTTCCCGGTGATAGCCGACACGTCCCTGGTCGGAGCCGACCAGGCGGCATTGAACGTCTCTCCGGCCCAGGCGGGCAAGCGCTTCGAGGAGCACATTTTGTCCTTTCCAGCGTGTCAGCCTGCCGGGCAGCAGGACGACCGGTGCGTCGTCCCGCAATTGCCATTGGCGGGAAAGCTGAATGATGCGCTCGGCGCTTACCCGGGCGGGGTCGAACGTCTCCATCTTGACACCGCGCGGGATGATACGAAGTTTGGACGGCTCAACGCCGTAGATGCGGCGCATATGGCCGGCGATGAATTCGGAAATGGCGATCACGCGTTCGCCGCGCGTCATGATGGCGTTGTAATGGCGCTTGAGCCAGTTTTGCGCGCCATAGGTGCCGTGAAAGGTCGTCACGAAATGGCAATGGGTTTCTTTTGCGGCAAACGCGGCGCTCCACGCAGGTGCCCGGCTGCGTGCATGGAGGATATCGACGCCATGGGTCTGCACCAGTTCCGCCAGGCGGTGGGCGTTCTGACGCATGACGAACGGGTTCTTGCTGGCAAGAGGCAAGGTTAAATGGGTCGCGCCCGTGCGTCTGATTTCGTGTTCCATCGGACCGCCGGCCGACGCGACAAGGGACGTCCAGCCCGCTTCGACAAGGGACGCGGCGATGTCCACGGTACCACGTTCGACACCACCGGTGACCATGGCCGGGAGAACCTGCAAAACAACCGGGGTGCGATTTTCAGCGCTGCCGATTTTGGCATCGGGCATGTCTAGGCTCCTTGACGGGCAATCCACGGGGGCTTCTTAATCCCTGATGCAGCGGCAAAAGTCGAGAAAACGATGATGAACGCAGAAATTTTACCACGTCCGGGCGGCGCGGCAATCGCCTATCACCGTCTGGCCGGGAAATGCCCCGGTGTCGTTTTTCTCGGCGGGTTCGGCTCTGACATGGCGGGAACCAAGGCCCTTGCGCTGGAAGCGTTCTGCAAGGCCCGGGGCCAGGCCTATCTTCGCTTCGATTATCAGGGGCATGGGCAATCCTCCGGCGCTTTTGACGCGGGGACGATCGGCAGCTGGACCCAGGACACCCTTGCCGTTCTCGACGAACGGACGGAGGGACCGCAGCTGCTTGTCGGGTCCAGCATGGGGGGGTGGATCATGTTGCTGGCGGCATGCGCGCGCATGGAGCGCGTGGCCGGCCTGCTTGGCATCGCCGCCGCGCCGGATTTTACGGAAGATCTGATTGCGGCAAAGCTTGGCGCGGTCGAAAAAGCCACCCTGGCCCGTGACGGCGTTCTTGAAATCGTCAACCCTTATGGCGACGCGCCGACCCGGATCACGCAAAAACTTGTCGAAGACGGGCGCACACATCTTCTGCTTCGCGGGTCAATCCCGCTTCACTGTCCGGTGCGGCTGCTTCATGGCATGGCGGACGCAGACGTGCCCTGGGAAACCTCGCTGCGATTGTTGCGTGCGTTGCAATCGCAAGACGCGACGGCGATTTTTGTGGCCGATGGCGACCATCGTCTGTCTACGCCGGCCGACCTTCAAAGGCTGGAGCGGACCCTTGAAAACCTGCTGGCCCTAACCGGTGGGAAGGGTGGCGAGCAGGGCCTTTAAGCCGGCCTCGTAATTCGGGTAGCGAAGGGTGACGCCCAGTTCCCGTTTGATGCGCGCATTTGCCACGCGTTTGTTGTCCGTGTAAAAGCTGCGCGCCATTTCAGAAAGACCGGCGTCTTCAAAGGCGATTTCTGGAGGCGGCGTCACGCCAAGAAGTTTTGCCGCAAAGGCGATGACGTCTTGTGGCGGTGCCGGGCGGTCGTCGCAGACATTGTAGATGCGACCACCCCTGGGCGCGTCCATGGAACGTCGCAGGGTTTCGGCCAGATCGGCGACGTGAATGCGCGAAAAAACCTGGCCCGGTTTGCAG
The window above is part of the Rhodospirillaceae bacterium genome. Proteins encoded here:
- a CDS encoding ADP-heptose--LPS heptosyltransferase, whose translation is MTPSGEGDEAGEVPVLVIKLGALGDFLQALGPFAAIRRHHPNAAITLLTTAPYAEMAERCGYFDQIWLDDRPKFLQIRAWTHLRNRLRSEGFARVYDLQTSDRSGFYFRLFFPGPYPQWSGIASRASHPHANPRRNFQHSIERQAEQLHMAGIPDVPAANIDWMTADVSQLQPPSPYALLVPGGAPHRPEKRWPASHYGELAQQLVGRGITPVLLGTRAEAETLSTIQNAAPEAVNLMGATNLFEIAALARHAVAAIGNDTGPMHLIAITGTLSVVLFSQASNPALCAPRGRRVTILREPALATLTPDAVLDALHLGEGSALP
- a CDS encoding alpha/beta hydrolase, translating into MNAEILPRPGGAAIAYHRLAGKCPGVVFLGGFGSDMAGTKALALEAFCKARGQAYLRFDYQGHGQSSGAFDAGTIGSWTQDTLAVLDERTEGPQLLVGSSMGGWIMLLAACARMERVAGLLGIAAAPDFTEDLIAAKLGAVEKATLARDGVLEIVNPYGDAPTRITQKLVEDGRTHLLLRGSIPLHCPVRLLHGMADADVPWETSLRLLRALQSQDATAIFVADGDHRLSTPADLQRLERTLENLLALTGGKGGEQGL
- a CDS encoding phenylalanine--tRNA ligase subunit alpha gives rise to the protein MTDFKSLRMELLDGIEDVKDLDSLERLRVAALGKKGKITAGMKALGSLDPDERRAQGAALNALKEEIAQAIAERTRFFKNLALNTRLLEERLDMTLPARPEANGRIHPISQTMDELLQIFGAMGFDVAEGPDVEDDFHNFAALNIPPEHPARQMHDTFYFPPGTDGERKLLRTHTSPVQIRTMQTTTPPIRIIAPGRTYRRDSDITHTPMFHQIEGLVIDRKTHMGHLKGCLIEFCRIFFELDNLPLRFRPSFFPFTEPSAEVDIGCERRKDDIRVGAGADWLEILGCGMVHPKVLENCGIDSNEYQGFAFGLGVERVAMLKYGIPDLRTFFDADLRWLHHYGFLPMDVPNMGEGGGGR
- a CDS encoding glycosyl transferase; its protein translation is MPDAKIGSAENRTPVVLQVLPAMVTGGVERGTVDIAASLVEAGWTSLVASAGGPMEHEIRRTGATHLTLPLASKNPFVMRQNAHRLAELVQTHGVDILHARSRAPAWSAAFAAKETHCHFVTTFHGTYGAQNWLKRHYNAIMTRGERVIAISEFIAGHMRRIYGVEPSKLRIIPRGVKMETFDPARVSAERIIQLSRQWQLRDDAPVVLLPGRLTRWKGQNVLLEALARLGRRDVQCRLVGSDQGRVGYHRELEKKIGTLGLSGIVKIIEHCKDMPAAYMLADVVVSASTDPEAFGRIAAEAQAMGRPVLASDHGGARETVLANVTGRLTPPGDADALALALDWALGLTPEDRSRLAANARAHVAQNFTNAAMCKATLDVYREVLAEDAAP
- a CDS encoding threonine--tRNA ligase codes for the protein MVAITLPDNSIQTHDGAVTGLEIAATIGKGLAKAAVAIRVNGEMWDLARTIETDCAIAIVTRETEEGRAILRHDAAHVLAEAVKELYPETQVTIGPAIENGFYYDFARKTPFTPEDLEKIEKQMHAIVARNDTITREVWNRDKAIAFFKDMGEHYKAEIIEAIPPGDDITLYRQGDFIDLCRGPHLPTTGKLGKGFKLTKLAGAYWRGDSKNAMLQRIYGTAWANEKELKAHLFRLEEAAKRDHRRLGREMDLFHIQEEAVGSIFWHPAGWTLYREIEAYIRRRLEQAGYVEVRTPELVDRILWEQSGHWEKFREHMFTAQSEDRTLALKPMNCPGHVQIFRQGLKSYRDLPLRMAEFGCCHRNEPSGALHGLMRVRAFTQDDAHIFCTPDQITDETKAFCTLLLSVYKDFGFDDVIVKFADRPETRAGKDETWDEAECALRTATEATGLDVSLNPGEGAFYGPKLEFVLRDAIGREWQCGTLQVDFVLPERLDASYIGEDGGKHRPVMLHRAILGSIERFIGVLIEHYAGRLPVWLAPTQAVVATITNASDGYAREVLGALKKAGLRAELDIRNEKINYKVREHSLAKVPFLLAVGGREAENRTVSVRRLGSKAQESLALEEAVARLGTEAAAPGL
- a CDS encoding 50S ribosomal protein L35 is translated as MPKLKTKSSIKRRFRMTAKGKVIMNPSGKRHGMRKRSTKMKRQARRTTYLSSSDAAIVKTFMPYSR
- a CDS encoding translation initiation factor IF-3, giving the protein MARLYSQTPPSRRGPRINEQINTPTIRLIGADAEQVGVVSLEDGLSAAENAGLDLVEISPNADPPVCKILDYGKLKYQESKKRAEAKKKQKVIEVKEIKLRPGIETHDYDVKLRRATTFLGEGNKVKVTLRFRGREMAHQDLGMKVLMRVRDDVEALGKIEQFPRMEGRLMTMVLTPK
- a CDS encoding 50S ribosomal protein L20, with amino-acid sequence MARVKRGVTTHARHKKVLARAAGYRGRGKSSFRVAIERVEKGLQYAYRDRRNRKRSFRALWIQRINAGAREHGLSYSQFINGLKKAGIEMDRKVLSDLAIHDPSAFKEVVGRAQKALGTTP
- a CDS encoding phenylalanine--tRNA ligase subunit beta, which translates into the protein MKFTLGWLKEYLETDADLVTITDKLTALGLETEDVIDPARALGDFLVAEILSATKHPDADRLQICQVTTGDKEHTIVCGAPNAHAGMKGVLALPGAILPASGERLRKGKIRGVTSEGMLCSTAELNLGEDHGGIIELPKDAKIGGPAAAALGLDDPVIHLGLTPNRGDCLGVRGIARDLAAAGIGRLKPWQEAPISGQFKSPIDVAFAFSKDAQNACPHFTGRYIKGVKNGPSPDWLARRLIAIGLRPVSALVDVTNLMTVGLGRPMHVFDADAVQGNLTIRLARTGESLRALDGGDYNLDPEICVVADEKDVLSLAGIVGGIASGCTDETTNVFLESAIFDPLRTAMTGRRLNVDTDSRHRFERGVDSAMVAPCLEMATRLILEICGGQASECVTAGAEVPRDVSVPFRPFRVASLGGVDVPEPQALNILKCLGFESQKKGDGFQIHVPSWRNDVHCEADLVEEVLRVHGYDAIPSIPLAPDPALPRTDASAPARRRVQFLRRSLAARGMVEAVTWSFLARGEADAFGGKEALALENPISAELDRLRPSILPNLILAAGRNADRGMADLALFEIGAQYAGLEAADQSLMASGIRTGQTGPRHWGQTARKIDAFDAKADALAALATAGVKIEGLETLCEGPPWYHPGRVGTLRLGPKNILATFGEIHPAVLEQLDVQGPIVGFEVFLDRVPMPKAAATARRSALNASPFQAVERDFAFVVKESVAAGTVLRAVKKAAPQWIAEATVFDVYQGKGVAEGSKSLAISVRLQPRDKTLTDEEIAAIAEKIVTAVKKATGAELRQ